In Metopolophium dirhodum isolate CAU chromosome 9, ASM1992520v1, whole genome shotgun sequence, the genomic window aatttggtttttttattaatctgattatagtatggttaggttaggattttgtattaattgattatattaatccaccataggtagaatatgacaaacttggtataacttttatactttagagttaaatcatacacttacgtgcaAACAACATggtgtccgcgatctaccgcaggtagattgcctacctgataaaatactggtgcgaatcagaatttttattctgagcaacggaaaagttaagattaattttgaacaccatacaccgaatattaataaatattaaataacaaagtttgagtcatatatagagttagtacatttaacgggcaacgaagtgcacgggttcagctagtataatatatttcttttttgtcGCTTTTCTAGTGCTAAAAAACACGATCTGAGATTTACGATCGATCGAACTTAACGTCGTGACTGGGTGCGATCTTAACTATATACGGACGAGCCGATAATATTAGAACCGATGATAATCTTGACAATAGCAGGGTGGTAATAAATTGGAATTCCAAGTCGTACGTGCAcacttattacaataatatttcttttaacataaatattaatatagtatattattgtgccTAATAGATAAAATACTGATAAGTAGATAGGCATTTAAATACAGTGTTATTATGAAGTAATAGTGTTGGTAGTTTGGACATTTTTCTTGAAATGCCCAAAAAAAATGCTATTTCACTGTTAcacagttttttaattttaaatttaatttgtctccTCTATAggtttttttacttattttgaatttttctattttaaatatgttttagaggaacattatatagttatcagtaaattactatttattgttaattattattattaataattaataaataataacccaTACTGATATTATTTAGTATCGGTCATGGAATTCAGCAAAAatgttctttataatataatatattattggttataGGTTTTATAAAAGTAACATAAAATATCGCGGAGTATCAATAATCGGGCAATATCTACATGTTTAACCCATGCGTGTATTAGGGTGTAAGAATTAACAGATAGGTATACTGATGTAATTTACTAACTGAGTTATCACTTTTGTTCTtatcaatagtattattttttttaatataattactaataggAATTCATAATGtttctaaattataaaacaatttaaattgccAAGTTTAAAAGCTATCgagtacatacaataatattattcgactACAGTTATAAGATATTTCTGTTACAACCTGtatgtacttttaaaatattattttacgaactGATGCAATATGTTTGCAAGACAGTAtagcaataatattgtactaaacCAACAAagtcttgtgtgtgtgtgtgtgtgtgaaatttattattttagatagtaCGAAAAACCATTGGCCGTATATTCGTATATAGTTGTTTGGATTTTAATCTCTTACGATGGGTTGGGCCAATCGTTTTATTCTCGGCGAACACCAAGCTTTTAATGCATTCGGATTGACTGTAAATGCGTCCGCTTTAACATCAAACGTTTTTGGAGTTTCCCTGACTTTTGGTATCGACAGTTCTTTGATCCTGTCTGTAGCTGCAATACGTatacatggaaaaaaataaaacatgttttcatacaataatttattgtctgtttttcaaaaaaaaaaaaatcatactaaaGATATTTTGTCgagctttaaaataataactattcggttgtacaataatactatacattttaaaccaaCGCCAAACAAAAGTCTTAATACCTgctatatgttttattatttttattttttatcgacatCGTTGTTGGCAGACCGAGAAAGAACACTTGCTCGGTATTGTTACGTTACACAATATACACATGTGTAGTATGTGTAGAAAACCATAACGTCGTaagacacaaaatattataatattttaaacaattgaaACAGAATTACGAAAAAAGATACTACTAAACCAGTAACACTTTTAGGTTTCGTGATATCATCGtttccgtatattattatataagacttTGGAGTGAACAGagcttttgaaaaatgttaatccTAACCAATTAACATTGTCTTTCGAGCAAAAACATTTACTGCTTatggaattattatataatggcaCGAGGGAATAAAAAGTAGGTATCTCTGCGCAGTGTCTGAAACTAAACGATTTTTCAAGGAAACGTTACACTTTGGAATAAGTGTAAAGGAAGGAATATTGAGAACTATAACGACTATTAAtaactactatatattttatgagatCTAATTCAAGGCtgacataatttgaataaattagcTACCTgctatagttattattacatGTTAAATTTCTGatttgcaataattataatatacgggtttgtatacacataattgatataggtacataatattaatatgaataatatattatttacaaaaaaccaCTCACTGgtctgtaatattttaaatatttattttcataatttttagatttatattttttgtttagtattttttattctataccaAATTGATTTAATTCAATAAAGGTAATAAATTGCGTTCTTACGTATTGTCGTATacacgtttataaaatatgtacgttTAATATTACGatgaaataagaatattatttcattgttatatataataatatattttgttccattGTTTGTTTATGCTTTAACATGCTATATACGGTGTGTTCGAAATCAATACttaaatcgtattatatttgtGACCTTATAATATGAAGTGAAATATCTAAAGGtaaataactacctacctaccatgcAGTTAAACGTTTTGACTTTTAaccattttctataaataagtataactttagaggttttcataatattatcatgacatTAGTTACCAATGTATTTTTTCGCGTTAATGAGTTTATCTAGTGGATTGTAATTTATATCCATCAAAGTCTCTTCATTTAATTGCTTGGCAACAGCCAGATTTTTAGTTCTATCACTGGCGTTATATTTCAAAGCTGTACTTTTAATCTAAAACCATTTCATaactcaataaaattaaatcagtcACAGAACAGACGAAATGTctggtacataatatgttaccgTGTATAATTCTTCATATGTCTTTTCATTCATGTTCGGGGGACGATTGACGGGTTGGGACAACGGTTCAAGACGTGTCATAATTGTTTCTAATGGTTTTTTCTTTCTCTTCTACACAAATTAAGAGATAAAACGTAGTTTAAAAACGTATCAAACAGTCCATATATCTTACTGGCAGCGGGGAACATGGCGGCGTTCGTCTGGGTGCACcgaatattttgagttttttcatATAAGCCAGCCATTCATTTTTGCTTTTAAAACGtgtttttacaatgttttcATCCCTTATAGtgtaaataagaaaatataatatatacgtattaaaattaattgttactattgtttatttgtCTTGTACGTATATTACATATCATCTATGCACGGTTTGGGCTTGGACAGTGTGATCAATCGATcactaattgtttttattttgttcccTCGTGACACAGTTGGCGAGTAATAGCTTTTCCAACTATCGCTTTCTTGTTTTGGTATTGCTAAATATTCCAATCTATCTGTAAGTTTAGCTTTAAGAGCTGCACGAGAAATCTCAAAAGGCCCCTACACATGACATTATAAagatgtttacatttttatttattaatcatagtCGACCTCGAGTTTTGGATTTGGCCATGGTCGCAATTTCCGACACATAGGTCTACTCAACATCTCTATGCGAATCCTTcgatacattttaatgtaatggTCGTATGCCGTTTTTGtcttcttttttttacatacgACTGGATTTGAAAATTCTTTTtgctatacaaattaaaaaaataatataatatatttgtaactaAAATTATACTCAAAATAATGTCATATCAATATCTTGATGCGCTATATTTACCAGGCCATCCGAAGATACCCCTAGGGCTCTGAGAAACTCATTCTCGTCAGAGTGGTACGACATGTTCCtcttacatacaatttaaatgacggagttaactatataatttgtatttattagtcAAATACATCACAATCGTTTTTATTGATATCTGTAGAATTGTTTCTAGGcgatcattaaacaaaatattgaaataaaaagacattaattttaataaattacatttatcaataataattgatgatagtatattatataatattatattcttatttctataaatttgtatatatattctatataaaataaaatagcgttataataaaatttaaattaagatgaaatacaatttctaaaaaCTCTATAGTACGGAAGTGATGAGATTGGTCTTTCACAATTCGCCTCACCGAAATAATGTAATCGAACATAATCATCACATGACAGTACGCGATCCTTATTGCAATCCtgaaaatattaagtaggtgCATATTATACTTGAAGGGTTATTAGTCGTTCATTTCTATAGGTGAAcagaacataattattagtattgcGTTTCATAATAActgtacttatttatatttaaatatatatggatatatattatagctgcgTTGCAttgataaagataatattattttgacttttatacaattttacaaccAAAACGGGACGTTTAAATCAAAAATCCGACTGTCAAAGACCTATTATGAAGACAAAAAATGGGAGTTAAGGTATGTGTTGTTTGAATGAAAGATGTAAACcctcgaaataaaataatagagaaTGAATAAGCGGCAGGGACTTGATGTTTGACAGACACGATGTCTTCAACATTTAAATGCAATCatttcaatttaattgaatacaattaagttttattttatttgacaaaatgCATAGAACAAAATCTACCTAATTTGTTTGAagcatattaattattgtttatgtaccaatttttacctatacattgagaatataaatatttataatgtaggtaacgTAAATAACTACTATCTAGTTATTTTTCATCAAGTTTTAAGTTAGTACAAgagttaaaatagttaatacattttaaaagaaatttctaATAAGAAAAACGACAGTGTGGTTATGAGATAAGGCTGCACCAGACACTTAAGTATAtgtagataattttttcgaTAAAACGCACACATAAttaagtcaaattaaaaaaaaataaacagtcaTAAATTGTGTTGGTTAACgagaatttttaatcaatacatAGATTTAGTAATCATGTTAACTACGTGTTTTTTATGACATATtagaaataacattaaaaaaatatttatactaatctgtacacgatttataataattatataaatgataaagcataatattatcatatgaaattaatacaattacaataacaaGTAAAGAAACACatgaaaaagttatattttgtacaacgTTTCGTTTGATAATGATTTATGTAAGTAAGTACTTCGTGAGctgtgacaataaaatataatcagtggatataatataaaagtgtgattattggttatttaaaaaaattgtcgaaATCGTGAGTACAACCACTATCGGAATGAGTacgtgacaatattatatatgaatattattttaaaagtgtttaTGTTTGCACGTTCCACGtttgagaaaatattatatacttcaaactgaatacgattttaaattatttcatctgTAATATTCGAAAAGTGTTTCTAGTGGAATTGTATTTTAACTCCACCATTGTAGTGGATCTATAACGACACAAGTCGTATCTACGTATACAATGCATTTCTATTGAGTAacgtaaaaacaattataaaaacgaagcttttataaaatattgcctGATATAAATATTAGTCTGCAATATCTACGCAAGCATCGGATGTGTATATTGTGCGAGTTGCAAATAACTCGAGGAACAACGTTTGTTGAAATAACTtccgttaaatataataatattgtgttatacgaCTTTAATGCGtaatatagaaaattctaatagaCTGAATAGTACGGAAGGACTAGGACTAGTACATCAGCACATATTACATCAAACTCATTACTTATACGATTAAGGTACTgcttatattgataatttttttttttagtaatcgGGCATTTAAACGAAATCGAACTGCTAAACATTGTACTTAAACAGTAGGTAGTAAATAGTGTGAGTGGGACGAGGTACCTATAATCAAAACGCTAATATTTAGGTAGAATAtggttctaaaaatataataaatgcgtTAGACTACGCGTGCGAGTCTATAAGTTTGTCGAATATCACATGCGTGTTGAAAACGTAGATATATAGCTTTGTAACTCGACCcagaggaaaaaaaatattaaaaatttgcacTTTTAAAAAccgaaacaattattattattatatcattctcGTCTCGTAAAATCCAATACCTTTGCGTATCTCTGTATGTACTGATTTACAGCTCTCGCTGCGCAATACGGGTCTCTGACGCACCTCTCGAACGCTGAAACGAAAAAGTGTTATGACATGacaattattatcgtaatatagtGTGTGTCAATATACGATACAAGTGCatttgtaacaaaaatattattttttaacacttagAGAGTAGTATTATACGACGCATTACCTCCGATTCGGTTAGGGTCATCTCCTTGAAGCACGGGCGTACCGGCGTCTTGCCAATAAACTTCGCTCAACAAGAACACACCGCAATATTTAACTTCGTTTTGTTCCATGCACTCGAGTGTTTGATTGCACCCAGAAGACGCTTCGCACATACATCCGATGCACTTTTCCGTCCATCCCGGTGGAAATTCTTCTGCAAGAGACaagaggtatataatatgtatatttttccaTTAATATATACGCACGTGTACACACAAAACCGCATTAGGTTAGTTGGAGATTATGATGgcgtattattatacgtacttagagaatattacctatacttaaagCGAAGTTGTAAGGATTGACGTCTGTGAGtagttgttattattcaaaataaaattatttgttcaactatatttatataactacaattaaaattatagtaatcataataataattcaatatttattagaaccgagaacttatataatatagaaccgAGAACCTATAATATtgctcttattttttttttttggtacttttttatatgcaatataCGTATACTGTGAATGCTACTCAGATATTTTCATATGAAGTAAAAGAAACTCCTACCTTTTGAGTAAGTCGGGACcaatcaataaaatacaaataaaaagggAGAGGGTTGTATGATGTCGTTAACTTAATGGTATACTATAAATTTGAGCCCGGAAGCGGCTTGCATTGAATTTCTGAAGTGCGTTGAAGTTAATCtattattgacaaaaaaaagcTCTCTTGTaacttcaatataaaataataatatcaaataaaaattacaaatgcatagagtgtaaagaaaaaaaaataataagacttTAAGTGAAAATAACATTtcgaaatgtatataaaatcatatttgtataaaaagaaATGATATATTCAGAATTCAgattatcaaacaatataacttactttttatattttcataattcataaataaatccatgatttacataattttattattcatcaatcaTCATTAGTTtgtttggattataatatagtttagatTCAGATCAGATTTACAATAATAacgcatgattttttttttcattacaaagGCTCTAACGGATAGTTCTACCTCTATAATCATGTAATTAAACACAGGTGGGTACTCCATAAAGATTAAACTTTAAGAGGTAATATTTCCtaatatcttcttttttttatcttttttttcaagaaaattGTAAGCAAGCACACGTagcaaattttttattatttgatttatcgtcgctttaaaatttaaaggctATACACCTGTCCCAGTCACCCATCCGACTTTACTTGTTTATCACTTACTGTAAATCTATCGTTTAAACGGTGCTTATGTAGCTATATTACCTAACcgctttaaattgttttaacgaATTGaatactaggtatattaatttgtaaaaggCAATCAGTTCTTTGCACGATAACaactaataacataatttacaatCTGATAATGTAATTCAATGAAATTAACATACTTAATAGTCGTGTTACAAAAATCCCAAATAAATGTTAACAAGCATGCtatttcaaaataaagaaaattgatTATCGAACAACAGCTGTGTTAATAAAAGACCTAGCAGGGTgtgtatattaattgatttttgtaaACTAAGGATAATTCGTGTATTTTATTACGGTTTACCTTCTAATATTTAGCAAATAAATTACTCGTTCGAGATATTATTTACATCCTTTAGAAGTTCCAAGGGGGTGCTAACTTGGATTATATTTCTAGGTATAGTGGTAAAGTCTAGCCTAACCTAAAGTCCAAGATAGAGATTTGTAGTTATTCGGTACTAATATTTCCCGTAAATGTagattttgaaaacataacGTGTTGTGTTttcgatataataaaattaaaaacttttttataaatataattaaatttccatataaattcttataattgttttagttgtactttatatttataagctgCAGTATTAATGCaaaacttttttgttttgtttttaccacacatttttttataatgctaCGGCGTAAGTTAATTTGAATCATGATAATATCATGTACCCATGACAAatgttatgtgtttttttttaatggtttaagttttaaaaccatttatacATTAGTGGAATGTCTTgagttattgttaaaaattatacctataaagtttttttttatacctggGTAAAGTTATGTACATAAACATttgatgcataatatatttttcaaatatatattacactgTTACTGTAATTGCATTATTTATGatgtctatttttatttttgtttcgtaaagttatataatattttacattttgtagaGCCTAATGAGTTTTTGATTCTAAGTGGAAGAAgtaaattgttatgtttttatcaatgttattaattattgttatcttaatttcaaataaaaatgagcctaccacataatattattaatgtcttAAGAATTTGTAATAAGAAACCgacaataacaattaaacacgatattttataacattatacgtaTTTATCTCTTTTTAGTGTCGTTTTAATTGGGTTATTGCGTTATCGAAATGTATAATCTTTGCATTACCTGGCCGGCTGCTTATCGAAGTCGCGTGGCTTTGGCATGCTCTGCATAGCAACCGATAACATTGGAGATACGTGATTTATGCATTGATaatgttaattcaatttgataaaaaacaCCATAGACGCgcaacaactatttgaaataaattatctgGACGCACGCCGCGGTGTGTTAGACCTACCCGAGAAATCGAGGCCATCATAACTGAACTTAAAAGGTATTGGATGGCCAAAACCTACCTACGCTCTTTTAACTGGGCGGAAATACCCACCGCGCCAGAACAGGATATAACTACTAACTGCAGCAAACGGACGAAGTTGACaaacttatacattattattgccaactgtattacattataataataatatgcttgttATACGGTTCTATAAGTAATTGGCACAGAATACAAAATTTAGCGCGAACATGACGTGTCGTAGGTCCTGGGCACACAAATTTGCGGATTAAGACAGTAGGTACCTGTTGCTCACTGTCGCCCGTTTTCTTTATTCGGTACACGCGCATCAACGTCGGATTCGACATCGCTTCGGTCAAAAGTAGATACCCGTTATGGTATACCAGCATGGTATATAGTGGTTATTGTAATTAGCTGGGCAGGACGTACACAACActataccataaaaaatatactgtcaATTATAAATTGTCTGCGGACGTGTGGAATTTGAgtgctcttttttttttttttatcgtgcaAAATTTGGAGACCCGAATTCGGATGTATTGTTTTCCAAACTAAATCGTCCCACGacgtgttattaaattaatcgaATGCCGGTGCCAGTATTACCGAAGGTATTACAcagtaataattgttgtatcGCATAGGCGTACGTAGGTATCTACATAACGATGTGACCATTAAAGcccgcatatattatatatagtcgtatttaatggaataataatatattcaattagtTTCGAATAGTTGGCATAAAACAGACGTTGAGTTTATAACCATACCGTTACGAAATCGGTCTCCGATatagtatttgaataatttccGATAATTTTCAAAGGATTAAAATACGGATTCATACCTaactattatacctaccaactgtatcaaaagtataattaaaataaaagttcagTACCATAGATATCTTCTAtgtggaaatatttttaaaattctttatattataagtattataaatattttcttaaaaataatggcGAAGATTAATAATTGTCATATACCGTTAgttcatatcattataatacgttactatatagtattatgtcttACGACTTATATagtcgtaaatattattaattagccGTCTATCGGCACTCAAcatgcttaaaatttaaattgtagaagaaaaaatgatttccattttttaaattgaatattgtaaacttaactcaattaaaataatgactatactttgaaaattatagactggagtatataatttatatcgcatttgtattattatgcagtatgctataataatactagCACAACTTTTGTGACTATTAATGACTTCGTCACAACTAAATATTTTCAGTGATATCTACTCCAAAgttatgcaatttattttatgactgtggatcaaaattattacaatacaacaACAGTACagtacacgtatataatattttgggtaAATGAGTAATAAATAcagaatatgtataatatacgatgaggcgtaatccaaatattatattatcaacgacaataatactaaatagaaataataggTACGTGTTCGAAATTTGagatataggtacattcaatcaaataagaaaatataaatttaatacaatattatgtaaatttttgaaattaaaacgaaTTCCATTTACTTTTgtgctattaataatattataatacgtatcaGAACTGGatggtataaaatatgtgtgtgtgGGCGAAACTGGAAACTAATGCATAAAAAATGTTGCTAATTCTGATCAACAGTGTAAAtagtaatcattattattttcgtgtTACGAGTTTTCAGATGGATATTTCGATATTCgtgttttagtaaatatttcgATTTCCCAGAATTATGTTTTGCCGTTTTGCATCGTATTAACCTTTtccaaataacaaattatattatatggtatataacAACGGGACATAATATGCCGGATACACATATCCTTGAatcttacatttttaactgatatttcataacttgtttaatttttttggatcATATTTCGTTCaaaacagtaattattatattatatgtcttctcaatattacgtttttaaagtttgaataatTATCGTGAAAATGAATCACGCAagactaaaatataaacaaaacgttttggtttttaaattaaaatataaaataaattacgtgtatatatagaaaattaagtatcacttaaattaaattaaaacaataattgttcgtgtaatataggtaggtatataataatatgcaaatataacGGGTGAGTCGTTAGTATCTATACGTTTATGAGAAAACAAATCCAAAAGAAACATCAcgttttttactaaaaatttctgttaatatattaatcttGTGATATCTCGGTACATGAACAACAGGTTTTAAAGTTATAGTGAAATGGttgaaaattaacatttatgaaaaacaaaacatcacgattatgtacctaccttgcAAATCATTTTGAGAGAAAACCAACGCTACGAACACCGTCGTCAACAGGAACTGAAGTAGCGCGCCCATGACATCCAACTGCGTCGACGGATTTTTGCACAATGAGTGTCGTATAGATCACACGGGGTAGAAGATAGCTATAGCAGTGGCTATTGCTCGCAAGTTGATACTAAAGTGGCCTGGCCTAGGTGTTCCCAAAATGTCCCCACCTGCACAATACTCGACGGACCATTTCTAGGGCCACctgtggtttatttttttaaacataaaaacccgcgcgcaaataatattatacgttatatttgACTCATTGTCCGTCtccttatacatattattattattattatactgttgcaTAATTATCACGTTTTTACAGTAGGCactaagaatataatatgttcggaCACGTCATAAtcttaaatatgtaaatttcatGGTTTTCtgtaacacatattttatcgtgtatatgaTTTGTTAATggcatattttttattgaatccACTTAGTCGTACGCGCCTTTAACGGTATTAGGTTCCTGGTTCCCACTAAAATAAATCCCACTAAAACCTATAAAACATAATTCGATTACACGCTGAAAAATGTGGCATTAATTATTCACTGAAATAACCCAACCACAACAGGTTTAAATAGCATGATGgcttattttacttaaattgttatattgttatgtcgggtgtttcaataatattatttatttagaaataatactGAAGAAAATGTTCCCAATACTATGCGTTTCGAAAATTAATTGGTCTTATTGATGAGATTATTCATCGGAAGTTAAGGGCCATCTCAAGCGCGTAAGACAGACGCAACCCTTAACGAAATTAGGaagaaaaaattaacacaattgactGACGAACACAACCACCATTTGATAAATccggtataaataataatattattgtggacTGAATATTTCTATTCAATATCGAATGAtctttatatatcatatattatattatttatgtagtgACAATATACATTCGTCAAAACAAATATCTTGGGTCTGTATTGTTGCACGTTAAAATGTCCGAGGAAAAAAGACGTAGATTCGGGGTAAAA contains:
- the LOC132952813 gene encoding lysozyme-like, which produces MGALLQFLLTTVFVALVFSQNDLQEEFPPGWTEKCIGCMCEASSGCNQTLECMEQNEVKYCGVFLLSEVYWQDAGTPVLQGDDPNRIGAFERCVRDPYCAARAVNQYIQRYAKDCNKDRVLSCDDYVRLHYFGEANCERPISSLPYYRVFRNCISS
- the LOC132951872 gene encoding sperm microtubule associated protein 2-like, producing the protein MSYHSDENEFLRALGVSSDGLQKEFSNPVVCKKKKTKTAYDHYIKMYRRIRIEMLSRPMCRKLRPWPNPKLEGPFEISRAALKAKLTDRLEYLAIPKQESDSWKSYYSPTVSRGNKIKTISDRLITLSKPKPCIDDMDENIVKTRFKSKNEWLAYMKKLKIFGAPRRTPPCSPLPKRKKKPLETIMTRLEPLSQPVNRPPNMNEKTYEELYTIKSTALKYNASDRTKNLAVAKQLNEETLMDINYNPLDKLINAKKYIATDRIKELSIPKVRETPKTFDVKADAFTVNPNALKAWCSPRIKRLAQPIVRD